ACTGGGACCTGCAATCATATCAATGTCCACATCGCCAAAAACAATTTTCTTTGCAGTAGCAACATAAATATTCCCGGGACCTGCGATCTTATCGACTTTTTTTATCGTCTTTGTCCCGTAAGCCATTGCTCCGATCGCCTGCGCCCCTCCGATTTTATAAACTTCATTGACTCCGAGCATTTTTATTGCTGTCATTACATAGGGATTTATTTCACCTTTAGGTGTTGGAAAGCATATCGCAATCTCTTTGACGCCTGCTACCTGAGCTGGTATCACATTCATCAAAACGCTGGACGGATAAGACGCCTTTCCTCCGGGCACATAAACTCCGGCTCTTTCAATCGGTTGAATTATCTGGCCAAGAATGTTTGAACTAAGATTGATTTTAGATAAGAAACGTTTTTTATAAATATTATCCTGAATAATCCAGGATTCTTCTTTCTGCAGTTCGTGAAATTTTCTTATTCTTTTTGCGGAAATCTCCAGAGCCTTAACTATTTTTTTGTCAGCCTTGCGTGAAAATCTTAAAATCTCAGCTTTTGAGAATGCCAGGCTCTTTGCATTAGGGTCATCAAATTTTCTAGTATATTTAAGAACAGCGCTGTCTTCATTCTTCTTCACATCACTAAGTATTGCCCTGACTGTTTTTTCTATCAGAGGAGTAATACCTGAAGCTCTATGTTCAAGAAGTTTAAGGAAAGTTTTAATTTCATTTGTTTGTCTCAAAATTCTCATAGAATAATTTTATATTTTAGGCGTTCATTATTCAAGCTTTAATTGTTTTTTGAGTTTTCTTATGTTTATCTTAAAAAATTATTGACATTATCAATTAATTGCTCGATAATTATAAAAATATGCTTGAATCTTCAGGAGAAAAAAAAGCAGTAGTTGATTCAATAAAACACTCCATAAGAGTTCTAAACGGCATAGTTTTACTTATCGTTTATACCCTGCTTTTTCTGATCGTCAGATTTTTATATCTATTGCTCGAATATATACCAATGCCTTCTATTATAACGATTCTCTCAATTGTTGCAGGGCTTGTCGTGTTAGGGCTTTACATCGCAAATATAGCTTCCAGAAACGCAATAAGAACAATAGATGAATACAGCAATAAACTAAATATCCTTCTTACAACAACCAGAAACATGAGAGAAATCGCACACAGCGATTTGCTTCTCGAAAATATTATGGAGAGTGCCTTGAAGATAACAGGAGCTGATGCAGGCTCAATCCTGCTTCTTGAAAATGACAGGCTTGTGTTCAGAATTGTAAAAGGAAGCCAATCCAGCAAACTTCTAGGATTTTCCATTCAAAAGTCTCAAGGCATTGCCGGATGGGTTTTGGAAAACAAGGCGATTATACGCATTGATAATGCCAGGGATGACATGCGCTTTGATTCAGAGATAGACAAAATAACAGGATACGAAACCAGGTCAATTATGTCTGCTCCTCTCAGGCTGAGCACAGGAGCTATAGGAGTGCTCCAGATCATCAATAAAAAGAAAGGTTTTTTCAACCTTGAAGACGAAGAATTAATGTCTTATTTTGCTGATCAGGCTGCAATTGCAATCACAAAAGCAAAATTTTCTGAAGATCAGAAAAACTACGAGATACACCTTACAAATATACTTGTTGACACTATGGACAGTCTGATAAATGATAAACGCGGACACTCAAAGCGCGTTGCAAAATATTGTTTGCTGATGGCACGAATGATTAATATGTCTGAAGAAGAAAAGAAAAGGCTATATCTGGCATGCCTGCTGCACGACATCGGCTTTTTAAAACTTAGAATTAATGAAATAAAATCCACTGAAGATTACAAAGATCATTCTAAATATGCATATGATATACTGTACCCTATAAATTTCTATTCTGATATTGCTCCGATGGTCATGTATCATCATGAAAGATATGACGGCAAAGGTTATCCTGCAGGGCTTAAGGGAGAGGCTATCCCCATGGAATCACGTATGATAGCAATTGCTGAAGCCTTTGATTCTATGATGAACAGAAATTCATACAGATATATAGGAAAATTTTTTCATAAACAAGCAACCCTGCCTAATTATGGATTTCGCAATGCCATAGAGGAATTGAAAAAAAATGCAGGCACACAATTCGATCCTGAACTCGTGGATCTGTTTACAAGAAATATTACTGAAAGCTATGTAGAAGGAAACTAGTCTTACAGATACTTTTACAGCCTCTTTTGTTTTTTATTAATCTTGACCAATGAATAAGCTTGATTTAATTATATCTGCATGAGAAATATTAAACTTGTCATACAATACGATGGGACTAACTACCATGGCTGGCAGATACAAAATAGCGACAAAACCATACAGGGAATATTAGAAGAAAAATTATCAAATATCACCGGTGAAAAAATCAGTTTGACAAGCGCATCAAGAACTGATGCAGGCGTGCACGCATTTGCACAGGTTGCTTCTTTTCTTACAGCTTCCAATCTTGAGACATTGAAATTACAAAAGGCGCTAAATTCTTTACTTCCAGAAGACATAAAAATTATTGAGGCTGAAGAAGCATCTTCAGATTTTCATCCACGATATGATTCATTAGGAAAAACCTATTTTTACTTGATATCAAATACACCCTATTCTTCGGCATTTTTATACAGATACGCCTGGCATCTGCCTTTCAGTCTTGACCTCTCACAAATGAAAAAAGCAGGAAGGTTCTTTAAGGGAAGGCATGACTTCTCATCTTTCAGAGGTTCTGGATGCGGTGCAAAAACTCCCATACGAGAAATAACCTCGCTTAAAATCGAAAAAATTAAGAGAATTGATTTCATGACCGCAAGTTTCAAAGGCGACTATATAAAAATTACGATAGAGGCAAATGCCTTTCTCAGACATATGGTGAGAAACATCGTTGGCACACTGGTTGAAGCAGGAAGAGGAAAAATCAGTCCCGATTATGTTAAAAAAATACTTCTATTAAAAGATAGAAAAGCGGCCGGAATCAATGCTCCTGCAAAAGGTCTTTTTCTCGAAAAAATTCATTACTGATCATGTCAAAGGCGATGCTTTTTCTATTGCCTCTAATTCCTCTATCTTTTCCTGACAGTC
This genomic window from Nitrospiraceae bacterium contains:
- the hisD gene encoding histidinol dehydrogenase, whose protein sequence is MRQTNEIKTFLKLLEHRASGITPLIEKTVRAILSDVKKNEDSAVLKYTRKFDDPNAKSLAFSKAEILRFSRKADKKIVKALEISAKRIRKFHELQKEESWIIQDNIYKKRFLSKINLSSNILGQIIQPIERAGVYVPGGKASYPSSVLMNVIPAQVAGVKEIAICFPTPKGEINPYVMTAIKMLGVNEVYKIGGAQAIGAMAYGTKTIKKVDKIAGPGNIYVATAKKIVFGDVDIDMIAGPSEILIIADKSAVPSFVAADLLSQAEHDEFASSVLVTDSENFAQRVTKELEIQLLKLKRNTIAYKSIDKYGAVIITKNIKDAVSISNEIAPEHLEIIIKKPEYVIPMIKNAGAVFIGQWTPEALGDYSAGPNHTLPTGRTARFSSPLGVYDFIKRTSLLSFSKKGFDKLASTVESIADAEGLEAHGNTIRVRKKKK
- a CDS encoding HD domain-containing protein, with protein sequence MLESSGEKKAVVDSIKHSIRVLNGIVLLIVYTLLFLIVRFLYLLLEYIPMPSIITILSIVAGLVVLGLYIANIASRNAIRTIDEYSNKLNILLTTTRNMREIAHSDLLLENIMESALKITGADAGSILLLENDRLVFRIVKGSQSSKLLGFSIQKSQGIAGWVLENKAIIRIDNARDDMRFDSEIDKITGYETRSIMSAPLRLSTGAIGVLQIINKKKGFFNLEDEELMSYFADQAAIAITKAKFSEDQKNYEIHLTNILVDTMDSLINDKRGHSKRVAKYCLLMARMINMSEEEKKRLYLACLLHDIGFLKLRINEIKSTEDYKDHSKYAYDILYPINFYSDIAPMVMYHHERYDGKGYPAGLKGEAIPMESRMIAIAEAFDSMMNRNSYRYIGKFFHKQATLPNYGFRNAIEELKKNAGTQFDPELVDLFTRNITESYVEGN
- the truA gene encoding tRNA pseudouridine(38-40) synthase TruA gives rise to the protein MRNIKLVIQYDGTNYHGWQIQNSDKTIQGILEEKLSNITGEKISLTSASRTDAGVHAFAQVASFLTASNLETLKLQKALNSLLPEDIKIIEAEEASSDFHPRYDSLGKTYFYLISNTPYSSAFLYRYAWHLPFSLDLSQMKKAGRFFKGRHDFSSFRGSGCGAKTPIREITSLKIEKIKRIDFMTASFKGDYIKITIEANAFLRHMVRNIVGTLVEAGRGKISPDYVKKILLLKDRKAAGINAPAKGLFLEKIHY